One Kangiella geojedonensis DNA segment encodes these proteins:
- a CDS encoding CheR family methyltransferase codes for MKSGSFKRWQALIRQYSGIWIPTNRALFLKTSLLRRIRALDLSDYEEYYQKLQDKNWASLEWFQLIDALTIHETSFFRHKESFDLVQHVCQQKIIQSANANSDCNIQIWSVGCSTGEEPYSLAIALEELALGSLNEKGLRFFYGITGVDISYPALTAARKAIYSERKIHMIAPEIRERYFNRHDSEHWRIKEKIRNRVLYLQSNLNQLTKAPKRNYDVIYCQNVLIYFRPEDRVEILSELVERLIPGGVLVLGLGEIINWQHPELVRIDEKNCLAFQRQL; via the coding sequence ATGAAGTCTGGCAGCTTTAAACGCTGGCAGGCTTTAATCAGGCAATACTCAGGAATCTGGATTCCGACAAACAGAGCACTCTTCTTAAAAACAAGTTTATTAAGAAGGATCAGAGCTCTAGATTTGTCAGATTATGAAGAGTATTACCAAAAACTGCAGGACAAAAACTGGGCTTCATTGGAATGGTTTCAGTTAATTGATGCTTTAACGATTCATGAAACCAGTTTTTTTCGGCATAAGGAATCTTTCGACTTAGTTCAACATGTATGCCAGCAAAAAATAATACAATCCGCGAATGCGAACAGTGATTGTAATATTCAAATATGGAGCGTTGGCTGCTCTACAGGCGAAGAACCTTATAGTTTAGCAATAGCATTGGAAGAGTTAGCCTTAGGTAGTTTAAATGAAAAAGGCTTACGTTTTTTCTACGGCATTACTGGGGTCGATATTAGTTATCCGGCTCTGACTGCCGCAAGAAAAGCAATTTATAGTGAACGAAAAATTCACATGATTGCTCCAGAAATTCGTGAGCGATATTTTAACCGTCACGATTCGGAACACTGGCGAATAAAAGAAAAAATTCGTAACCGTGTGCTTTATTTGCAAAGTAACTTAAATCAGTTAACTAAAGCACCAAAACGTAATTACGATGTGATTTATTGCCAGAATGTATTGATCTACTTTAGACCAGAAGATCGCGTTGAGATCTTAAGCGAATTGGTCGAGCGATTGATACCAGGGGGTGTGTTAGTGTTGGGGTTAGGTGAAATCATTAACTGGCAGCATCCTGAATTGGTACGAATTGACGAAAAGAATTGTTTGGCATTTCAGCGACAATTATAG